A genomic stretch from Puntigrus tetrazona isolate hp1 chromosome 6, ASM1883169v1, whole genome shotgun sequence includes:
- the LOC122346998 gene encoding ICOS ligand-like isoform X1, with the protein MKDTCLVVVLLLLVSSVVSAQADDKCVVGVIGERAVLPCVYNGMKNLTSLRISSEWRRGTEIIHTAVWMEGRVQNVSHSIQTTVSPLSPNTGDFSVELHNIHLSDAHNYSFNLKLLGQNRSSMVCSVCLIIAGHFSRPTILRVNGVNGEETRLFCNSQGGFPAPSIYWLVNHKQRPPETSVTTYMNTLPRSELYNITSVLSISISENTAVSCVIKNKLLNETLTATNFCVSSGTSERRLSEYLWVFSAALCLVVFLLVAASLRFQKKWDQKQKNPTQMRR; encoded by the exons ATGAAAGATACTTGTTTAGTAGTTGTTTTGCTACTTCTCGTCTCAAGTGTCGTCTCAGCACAAG CTGATGATAAATGCGTAGTAGGAGTGATTGGGGAGCGTGCCGTTCTTCCTTGTGTTTATAATGGCATGAAAAATTTGACCTCCCTTCGCATCTCATCTGAATGGAGAAGAGGAACTGAAATAATTCACACAGCAGTCTGGATGGAAGGACGAGTGCAAAATGTGTCCCACAGTATCCAGACTACTGTGTCACCTCTGTCCCCAAACACTGGAGATTTCTCAGTGGagttacataatatacatttatcagATGCACACaattacagttttaatcttaAGCTTCTTGGTCAAAACAGAAGCTCTATGGTTTGCTCCGTCTGTCTCATCATAGCAG GTCATTTCAGCCGTCCTACTATATTGAGAGTGAATGGGGTGAATGGTGAAGAAACCAGATTGTTTTGCAACTCTCAAGGAGGATTTCCTGCTCCATCCATCTACTGGCTTGTCAACCACAAACAACGTCCTCCAGAAACATCAGTCACAACCTATATGAATACTCTACCTCGGTCTGAACTCTACAACATCACAAGTGTCCTCTCTATCAGCATCTCAGAAAACACCGCTGTATCCTGTGTCATAAAAAACAAGCTCCTGAATGAAACTTTAACAGCAACAAACT TCTGTGTTTCGTCAGGTACCTCGGAGAGACGGCTGTCAGAGTACTTGTGGGTCTTTAGCGCTGCTTTGTGTCTGGTTGTTTTCTTGCTGGTTGCTGCGTCTCTGAGATTCCAGAAGAAATGggaccaaaaacaaaaaaacccgaCACAGATGCGGAG ATGA
- the gtpbp6 gene encoding putative GTP-binding protein 6: MNLNKLSVLTNHVFLCRYAWRKLCSEHGLGRRYMTSATCKPIRFSQCTSKFVGTMVSCPGQNLRAGVAVPALPARTLSVTACMFKSKNHNMDNNSLEEEEEDEIEAEIEELLQQQIPTGIGEEEHRVFIVHPDVKWGSRKQYLTTAALQMEEAVGLVNTLNNWSVVDKIILSTKTPEKKRIFGKGNFQALTEKIRATPGVTAVFVNVERFSPPSEKELQEAWGVKVLDRYSLVLHIFRCNARTKEAKLQISLAEIPLLRSRLRNEVANLDQQGGGSRYIMGSGETLFETQHRLLKERELKIRSALERLRRKRHLLRSQRKHRDFPIVSVMGYTNCGKTTLIKSLTGDAGLQPKDQLFATLDVTVHAGQLPSHMTVLYVDTIGFLSQLPHQLIDSFSATLEDVTHSDLIIHVRDISHPETVNQKVNVLNVLKNLQIPERLLNSIIEVHNKIDLIEGYEVSEPEVIPISALKQHGLEVLKEKIEEAVVKYTGKQMMTLKVQLNSPQLAWLYKEATVQAVDDVGDDCTANVKVIISQAAYGRYRKLFQVA, encoded by the exons ATGAATCTCAACAAGCTCAGTGTCTTGACcaaccatgtgtttttgtgcagatATGCATGGAGAAAATTATGTTCAGAACATGGCCTTGGTAGAAGGTACATGACTTCTGCTACATGTAAACCAATCCGATTTTCTCAATGTACCTCAAAATTTGTTGGTACCATGGTATCATGTCCGGGACAAAATTTAAGAGCTGGGGTTGCAGTTCCAGCTCTGCCAGCAAGGACTTTGTCTGTGACAGCTTGCATGTTCAAGAGCAAAAATCACAACATGGATAACAACAGcctagaagaagaagaggaggatgaaatTGAGGCAGAAATAGAGGAGCTGCTCCAGCAGCAGATCCCCACAGGTATCGGTGAAGAAGAACACAGGGTCTTCATTGTGCATCCTGATGTGAAATGGGGCAGCAGAAAGCAATATCTGACCACAG CGGCACTACAGATGGAAGAAGCTGTTGGTCTGGTGAACACTTTGAATAACTGGAGTGTTGTTGATAAGATCATCCTCTCCACCAAGACACCCGAGAAGAAAAGAATTTTTGGCAAGGGAAACTTCCAGGCTCTTACAG agaAGATCAGAGCTACTCCTGGGGTCACAGCTGTTTTTGTGAACGTTGAACGTTTTTCGCCTCCCTCGGAA aaAGAATTGCAGGAAGCCTGGGGAGTGAAGGTTCTTGATAGATACTCGcttgttttgcatattttccGCTGTAATGCTAGAACAAAAGAGGCCAAACTGCAGATCTCTTTGGCAGAGATTCCCTTGCTCag ATCACGGCTAAGAAATGAAGTCGCTAACTTAGACCAGCAAGGTGGCGGCTCCAGGTACATTATGGGCTCAG GCGAAACGCTGTTTGAAACGCAGCACAGATTGTTAAAGGAGCGAGAGCTAAAGATCCGATCGGCCCTGGAGAGACTTAGAAGGAAGAGGCACCTGCTGCGCTCCCAGCGCAAACACAGAGACTTTCCAATCGTCTCTGTCATGGGCTACACTAACTGTG GTAAAACAACCCTGATTAAATCACTGACTGGAGATGCTGGTCTCCAGCCTAAAGATCAGCTCTTTGCCACCCTGGATGTTACAGTACATGCAGGACAGCTGCCAAGTCACATGACTGTACTTTATGTTGACACCATTGGCTTCTTGTCCCAGCTCCCTCACCAGCTTATTGACTCTTTCTCTGCCACGCTGGAGGATGTAACACATTCT GACCTCATCATTCACGTGAGAGACATCAGCCATCCAGAAACCGTGAATCAAAAGGTCAATGTACTGAATGTACTCAAGAATCTACAGATTCCAGAAAGACTGTTGAATTCCATAATAGAGGTGCACAATAAGATAGACCTCATTGAAGG ATATGAGGTCAGTGAACCTGAGGTCATTCCTATATCTGCTCTGAAACAGCACGGACTGGAGGTGTTGAAAGAGAAGATTGAAGAAGCTGTTGTTAAATATACCGGCAAACAAATGATGACCCTTAAGGTGCAGCTCAATAGCCCTCAGTTAGC TTGGCTGTATAAAGAGGCGACGGTGCAAGCAGTGGATGATGTGGGAGACGACTGCACTGCCAATGTCAAGGTCATCATTAGCCAAGCTGCATATGGCCGCTACAGGAAACTGTTTCAGGTCGCCTAG
- the si:dkey-66a8.7 gene encoding PI-PLC X domain-containing protein 1: MDLVIKDEMNQEDWMSRLPEKLWDVPLTCLSIPGSHDAMSYCLDITSPLLRSESDTFRFLDGVFCCFTRPAIRKWATTQVQNIVEQLTAGIRYFDLRIAHKQCDSSKELYFTHVIYTHAMVIETLQTVASWLESHPKEIIILACSHFEGLDYKMHEEFIYSLKKIFGSKLCPRDEALLTLRSLWSSGYQVVLSYEDQSASRYKELWPCIPYLWANKPNAEELIYYLECQKRLGRPEGFFVAGLNLTTDRCFIASHPRVSLRTLTMENWNHVKIWLEDQKPGAEPTCLNIIAGDFIGPVPFCSLVIGLNKKLL; encoded by the exons ATGGACCTCGTTATAAAGGATGAAATGAATCAGGAGGACTGGATGTCACGTTTGCCAGAGAAACTCTGGGATGTCCCTTTAACATGTCTCTCAATACCAG GTAGCCACGATGCAATGAGCTACTGTCTGGATATCACTTCTCCACTGCTCCGATCTGAGTCAGACACATTTAGGTTTCTGGATGGAGTTTTCTGCTGTTTCACCAGGCCAGCTATTCGCAAATGGGCTACTACTCAG GTGCAAAACATTGTGGAGCAACTTACAGCAGGCATTCGATACTTTGATCTTCGAATTGCCCACAAACAGTGTGATTCTTCCAAAGAGCTTTACTTCACTCACGTCATTTACACGCATGCAATGGTCATT GAAACTCTACAGACTGTTGCTTCATGGCTTGAATCTCATCCCAAAGAAATCATCATTCTAGCTTGTAGTCATTTTGAAGGGCTGgattataaaatgcatgaagAATTTATCTATTCTCTGAAGAAAATCTTTGGCTCTAAACTGTGCCCTCGCGAC GAGGCCTTATTGACCTTGCGGAGTCTGTGGTCTTCAGGCTATCAGGTTGTGCTGTCATATGAAGACCAGTCAGCATCCCGTTATAAGGAGTTGTGGCCTTGTATCCCATACCTTTGGGCCAATAAACCTAATGCAGAAGAGTTGATCTACTATCTCGAATGCCAGAAACGGCTTGGTCGACCTG AAGGTTTTTTTGTAGCTGGCCTGAACCTAACGACAGATCGATGTTTCATTGCCTCACATCCTCGGGTGTCTCTCCGAACTTTGACCATGGAGAACTGGAACCATGTGAAGATATGGTTAGAAGACCAGAAACCAGGAGCTGAACCCACATGTCTAAACATAATAGCAGGCGACTTCATTGGTCCTGTACCATTTTGTTCCCTTGTTATTGGTCTTAACAAAAAACTGCTTTAA
- the nit2 gene encoding omega-amidase NIT2: MSGIFKAMSKFRLAVVQLHVSKIKADNLGRAKKLVKEAAEQGAKVVVLPECFNSPYGTGFFAEYAEKIPGESTQVLSEAAKDCGVYLVGGSIPEKDGEKLFNTCLVFGPDGKLLVKHRKIHLFDIDVPGKIRFQESETLSPGNSLSMFETPFCKVGVGICYDIRFAELAQIYAKKGCQLLVYPGAFNMTTGPAHWELLQRGRAVDNQVYVATASPARDESASYVAWGHSTVVNPWGEVIAKAESEESVLYAEIDLQYLADVRQQIPITTQRRNDLYSVNSVQEG, encoded by the exons ATGTCTGGTATCTTTAAAGCAATGTCGA AGTTTCGTCTGGCTGTGGTGCAGTTACATGTGTCAAAGATTAAGGCGGACAACTTGGGAAGGGCAAAAAAACTTGTGAAGGAGGCTGCAGAACAAGGAGCAAAAGTTGTAGTCTTACCT GAGTGCTTCAACTCTCCTTATGGAACTGGGTTCTTTGCCGAGTATGCTGAGAAGATCCCAGGAGAATCCACACAGGTGTTGTCGGAGGCAGCCAAGGACTGTGGGGTCTATTTAGTTGGCG GTTCCATTCCTGAGAAGGATGGAGAAAAGCTCTTTAACACCTGCTTAGTTTTCGGACCTGATGGAAAGCTGCTTGTCAAACACAGGAAA ATTCATCTTTTTGATATTGATGTACCCGGGAAAATACGGTTTCAGGAGTCTGAAACACTAAGTCCTGGAAACAGTTTATCCATGTTTGAAACAC CGTTTTGTAAAGTAGGTGTGGGAATATGTTATGACATCAGGTTTGCAGAGCTGGCACAGATCTATGCTAAGAAAG GTTGCCAGCTTTTGGTATATCCTGGTGCCTTTAATATGACCACAGGTCCAGCTCATTGGGAGCTTCTGCAAAGGGGGAG GGCAGTAGATAATCAGGTATATGTGGCCACTGCTTCACCAGCAAGAGACGAGAGCGCCAGCTACGTGGCCTGGGGTCACAGCACTGTGGTTAACCCTTG GGGGGAGGTAATTGCTAAAGCTGAATCAGAGGAATCCGTTTTATATGCTGAAATAg ACCTGCAGTATTTGGCTGATGTGCGCCAACAGATCCCAATCACCACACAGCGACGGAACGATCTATACAGTGTTAACAGCGTTCAGGAGGGCTGA
- the LOC122346998 gene encoding ICOS ligand-like isoform X2, whose product MKDTCLVVVLLLLVSSVVSAQADDKCVVGVIGERAVLPCVYNGMKNLTSLRISSEWRRGTEIIHTAVWMEGRVQNVSHSIQTTVSPLSPNTGDFSVELHNIHLSDAHNYSFNLKLLGQNRSSMVCSVCLIIAGHFSRPTILRVNGVNGEETRLFCNSQGGFPAPSIYWLVNHKQRPPETSVTTYMNTLPRSELYNITSVLSISISENTAVSCVIKNKLLNETLTATNCTSERRLSEYLWVFSAALCLVVFLLVAASLRFQKKWDQKQKNPTQMRR is encoded by the exons ATGAAAGATACTTGTTTAGTAGTTGTTTTGCTACTTCTCGTCTCAAGTGTCGTCTCAGCACAAG CTGATGATAAATGCGTAGTAGGAGTGATTGGGGAGCGTGCCGTTCTTCCTTGTGTTTATAATGGCATGAAAAATTTGACCTCCCTTCGCATCTCATCTGAATGGAGAAGAGGAACTGAAATAATTCACACAGCAGTCTGGATGGAAGGACGAGTGCAAAATGTGTCCCACAGTATCCAGACTACTGTGTCACCTCTGTCCCCAAACACTGGAGATTTCTCAGTGGagttacataatatacatttatcagATGCACACaattacagttttaatcttaAGCTTCTTGGTCAAAACAGAAGCTCTATGGTTTGCTCCGTCTGTCTCATCATAGCAG GTCATTTCAGCCGTCCTACTATATTGAGAGTGAATGGGGTGAATGGTGAAGAAACCAGATTGTTTTGCAACTCTCAAGGAGGATTTCCTGCTCCATCCATCTACTGGCTTGTCAACCACAAACAACGTCCTCCAGAAACATCAGTCACAACCTATATGAATACTCTACCTCGGTCTGAACTCTACAACATCACAAGTGTCCTCTCTATCAGCATCTCAGAAAACACCGCTGTATCCTGTGTCATAAAAAACAAGCTCCTGAATGAAACTTTAACAGCAACAAACT GTACCTCGGAGAGACGGCTGTCAGAGTACTTGTGGGTCTTTAGCGCTGCTTTGTGTCTGGTTGTTTTCTTGCTGGTTGCTGCGTCTCTGAGATTCCAGAAGAAATGggaccaaaaacaaaaaaacccgaCACAGATGCGGAG ATGA
- the plcxd1 gene encoding PI-PLC X domain-containing protein 1 — translation MTSEVSQLSLSELPMDNWMAHLPSALWDTPLCYMAIPGSHNAITYCLDKNDRSPVDLTQPDMLQKLDKYMKPIIRPFVYKWAIAQESSIREQLDSGVRYCDLRIAHRPNDSSNDLYFYHGVYTTITVEMVLKEIREWLDVHPKELVILSFSHFLGLSQELHTLLVSTIKSVFDSKLCPKMECVTLRKLWSQGHQVIISYEHNIANCHRELWSHIPYWWANKCKAEALIEEFEHRKQYGRPGGFFVTGINLTEDLKYICSHPTESLKDMVMSTYPTLLSWVKQQKPGSNTGSLNIIAGDFVTESQFIPTVIALNENLLKRTIIPEP, via the exons ATGACATCAGAGGTCAGCCAACTATCCTTAAGTGAGCTTCCCATGGACAACTGGATGGCCCATCTGCCCAGTGCACTGTGGGATACCCCTCTCTGTTACATGGCCATACCAG GGAGCCACAATGCCATAACCTACTGTCTGGATAAGAACGACCGTTCTCCGGTGGACCTCACTCAACCGGATATGCTGCAAAAGCTGGACAAGTACATGAAGCCCATCATAAGGCCATTTGTTTACAAGTGGGCAATAGCACAG GAGTCTAGCATTAGGGAGCAGTTGGATTCTGGAGTGCGATACTGTGACCTGAGGATAGCACATCGGCCTAATGACAGCTCAAATGATCTCTACTTCTACCATGGTGTTTATACCACTATAACTGTGGAG ATGGTTTTAAAAGAGATCAGAGAGTGGTTGGATGTTCATCCAAAGGAATTAGTGATACTCTCATTTAGCCACTTCCTGGGCCTTAGTCAGGAGCTTCACACACTGCTCGTCTCAACTATAAAGAGTGTTTTTGATTCCAAACTGTGCCCCAAAATG GAGTGTGTGACACTACGGAAATTATGGAGCCAGGGTCATCAAGTTATCATTTCATATGAGCACAATATTGCCAACTGCCACAGAGAATTGTGGTCCCATATACCTTACTGGTGGGCAAACAAGTGCAAGGCTGAAGCACTGATCGAGGAATTTGAACATAGGAAGCAATACGGTCGACCAG GTGGCTTCTTTGTGACTGGAATCAATCTTACTGAAGATCTGAAGTACATATGCTCCCATCCCACAGAATCACTGAAGGATATGGTTATGTCTACATATCCCACGTTACTTAGCTGGGTCAAGCAACAGAAGCCTGGCTCTAACACCGGCTCCCTCAACATCATAGCCGGGGACTTTGTGACAGAGAGCCAATTCATACCAACCGTCATTGCACTGAATGAAAATCTTCTCAAGAGGACCATAATACCAGAGCCTTGA